From Streptomyces sp. NBC_01754, a single genomic window includes:
- a CDS encoding Acg family FMN-binding oxidoreductase yields MPYTDHALDVPEQTAVAAAAASAPSVLNAQPWLFATGPDAVEVRADPLRAPTGTASAERDVYLSCGAALFTVRAALARLGREVRVSVLPEARDPLLVARVAVTGDGGDPAAAALYRWVGERRTNRHPFRPEPVPAGVFTLLRGAAEREGATLRRLDAEPEYQRVLTLIRRASLTEDDAVREDRAARLTAGTPAVPVENLGPVPRREGRDGDTAVRDLAPGLGLPGRGTAAFEPHPELAVLETPQDSPASWIAAGQALQRLLLEATGHGVAASFANQPLEDADLRADVSSSAAHFGHPQMVLRLGYPLTRPPAAPRRPQHEVLRRVGR; encoded by the coding sequence ATGCCGTACACCGACCACGCCCTCGACGTGCCGGAACAGACCGCCGTGGCGGCCGCCGCGGCCTCGGCTCCCTCGGTCCTGAACGCCCAGCCCTGGCTGTTCGCCACCGGGCCGGACGCGGTCGAGGTGCGAGCCGACCCGCTCCGGGCACCGACGGGGACGGCGTCGGCGGAACGCGATGTGTATCTCTCGTGCGGGGCGGCGCTGTTCACCGTGCGAGCGGCCCTCGCGCGCCTGGGCCGCGAGGTACGGGTGTCGGTGCTGCCCGAGGCCCGGGACCCGCTGCTCGTCGCACGGGTAGCGGTGACCGGTGACGGAGGGGACCCGGCGGCGGCCGCGCTCTACCGCTGGGTGGGCGAGCGCCGTACGAACCGCCATCCCTTCCGGCCCGAGCCCGTCCCGGCCGGCGTGTTCACGCTGCTGCGGGGCGCGGCGGAGCGCGAGGGCGCGACGCTGCGCCGGCTGGACGCGGAGCCGGAGTACCAGCGGGTGCTGACCCTGATCCGGCGGGCGTCCCTGACCGAGGACGACGCCGTACGGGAGGACCGGGCTGCCCGGCTCACGGCCGGGACGCCGGCCGTTCCGGTGGAGAACCTGGGGCCGGTGCCGCGCCGCGAGGGCCGGGACGGCGACACCGCCGTACGCGACCTGGCACCCGGCCTGGGGCTGCCCGGACGCGGTACGGCCGCCTTCGAACCGCATCCGGAGCTCGCCGTCCTGGAGACCCCCCAGGACAGCCCGGCGTCCTGGATCGCGGCGGGGCAGGCGCTGCAACGGCTGCTGCTGGAGGCCACGGGGCACGGCGTCGCCGCCTCGTTCGCCAACCAGCCGCTGGAGGACGCGGATCTGCGCGCGGACGTCTCCAGCAGCGCCGCGCACTTCGGGCATCCGCAGATGGTGCTGAGGTTGGGCTACCCGCTGACCCGGCCGCCCGCCGCCCCGCGACGGCCGCAGCACGAGGTCCTGCGGCGCGTGGGACGCTGA
- a CDS encoding zinc-binding dehydrogenase, whose protein sequence is MVRAAVLPAVGAPLEITDIELPEPGPGQVSVSLAAAGVCHSDLSLSDGTMRVPVPAVLGHEGAGTVLAVGEGVSHVRPGDAVVLNWAPSCGACFHCGIGEVWLCADALKGTGNLHARTADGTALHPGLNVAAFAQETVVAANCVLPAPAGVPLTDAALLGCAVLTGYGAVHHSARVRAGESVVVFGVGGVGLAVLQSARIAGASLIIAVDVSPEKEELARRAGATDYVVASDTTPRAVRKLTQGHGADVAVECVGRPATVRGAWESTRRGGRATVLGIGGKDQAVTFNALEIFHWGRSLTGCVYGNSDPARDLPVLAGHIREGRFDLSMMVTERIGLEGIPAAFENMVAGRGGRALVVF, encoded by the coding sequence GTGGTCCGCGCCGCCGTACTGCCCGCCGTCGGAGCTCCGCTGGAGATCACCGACATCGAACTGCCCGAGCCCGGCCCGGGCCAGGTGAGCGTCTCCCTCGCCGCCGCCGGCGTCTGCCATTCCGACCTGTCCCTGTCCGACGGCACCATGCGCGTGCCCGTCCCCGCCGTGCTCGGCCACGAGGGCGCCGGCACGGTCCTCGCCGTCGGCGAGGGCGTGAGCCATGTCCGCCCCGGCGACGCCGTGGTTCTCAACTGGGCGCCCTCCTGCGGCGCGTGCTTCCACTGCGGGATCGGCGAGGTGTGGCTCTGCGCCGACGCGCTGAAGGGCACCGGCAACCTCCACGCCCGTACGGCCGACGGCACCGCACTCCATCCGGGACTGAACGTCGCGGCGTTCGCCCAGGAGACCGTCGTCGCCGCCAACTGCGTGCTGCCCGCCCCGGCCGGTGTCCCGCTGACCGACGCCGCGCTGCTCGGCTGCGCCGTCCTGACCGGATACGGGGCGGTCCACCACTCGGCCCGGGTCCGTGCGGGCGAGAGCGTCGTCGTCTTCGGTGTCGGCGGGGTCGGTCTCGCGGTGCTCCAGTCCGCGCGTATCGCCGGGGCGTCACTGATCATCGCCGTCGACGTGTCCCCGGAGAAGGAGGAGCTCGCCCGCCGGGCCGGGGCCACCGACTACGTGGTCGCCTCGGACACCACCCCGCGCGCCGTACGCAAGCTGACGCAAGGTCACGGGGCGGACGTGGCCGTCGAGTGCGTGGGCCGTCCCGCCACCGTCCGGGGGGCGTGGGAGTCGACCCGCCGGGGCGGGCGCGCCACGGTCCTCGGCATCGGCGGCAAGGACCAGGCGGTGACCTTCAACGCGCTGGAGATCTTCCACTGGGGCCGCTCGCTCACCGGCTGTGTGTACGGTAACAGCGACCCGGCCCGGGATCTGCCCGTGCTCGCCGGGCACATCCGTGAGGGACGCTTCGACCTCTCCATGATGGTCACCGAGCGCATCGGGCTGGAGGGCATCCCGGCCGCGTTCGAGAACATGGTCGCGGGCAGGGGCGGCCGCGCGCTGGTCGTCTTCTGA
- a CDS encoding aldehyde dehydrogenase family protein, with protein MKAHDGMYIGGAWGPARGRELIAVVNPADEQVIGHVPAGTAEDVDAAVRAARSAFPGWAATPPGERAARIGALRDVLAARKDEIARTVTAELGSPPPLSQAVHAGLPLLVAGSYAELAASYSFEERLGNSTVLLEPVGVVGAITPWNYPLHQIVAKVAPALAAGCTVVLKPAEDTPLTAQLFAEAVHEAGLPAGVFNLVTGLGPVAGQALAEHEGVDLVSFTGSTAVGRRIGATAGAAVKRVALELGGKSANVILPGADLAKAVNVGVANVMSNSGQTCSAWTRMLVDAERYEEAVALAAAAVAKYVPGERLGPLVNAAQRARVRGYIEQGVAEGARLVAGGPEAPRGRGYYVSPTVFADVTPGMTVAQEEIFGPVLCVLRYEDVEDALRIANGTVYGLAGAVWAADDAEAAAFARRMDTGQVDINGGRFNPLAPFGGYKRSGVGRELGPHGFAEYLQTKSLQF; from the coding sequence ATGAAGGCGCATGACGGCATGTACATCGGCGGGGCGTGGGGGCCGGCCCGCGGCCGGGAGCTGATCGCGGTCGTGAATCCGGCGGACGAGCAGGTCATCGGCCACGTCCCGGCGGGCACGGCCGAGGACGTCGACGCCGCGGTACGCGCCGCACGGTCCGCCTTCCCCGGCTGGGCGGCCACCCCTCCCGGCGAGCGCGCGGCCAGGATCGGGGCCCTGCGCGACGTGCTGGCGGCCCGCAAGGACGAGATCGCGCGGACCGTCACCGCCGAGCTGGGCTCCCCGCCGCCGCTCTCCCAGGCGGTGCACGCCGGGCTCCCCCTGCTGGTCGCGGGCTCGTACGCCGAACTGGCCGCCTCCTACTCCTTCGAGGAGCGGCTGGGCAACTCCACCGTCCTGCTGGAGCCCGTCGGCGTCGTCGGCGCGATCACCCCCTGGAACTACCCGCTCCACCAGATCGTCGCCAAGGTGGCGCCCGCGCTCGCCGCCGGCTGCACGGTCGTCCTCAAGCCCGCCGAGGACACCCCGCTCACCGCCCAGCTCTTCGCCGAGGCCGTCCACGAGGCGGGGCTGCCGGCCGGTGTCTTCAACCTGGTCACCGGCCTCGGCCCGGTCGCCGGACAGGCGCTGGCCGAGCACGAGGGCGTCGACCTGGTCTCCTTCACCGGTTCCACCGCGGTCGGCCGGCGGATCGGCGCCACCGCCGGTGCCGCCGTCAAGCGCGTCGCCCTGGAACTCGGCGGCAAGTCCGCCAACGTCATCCTGCCCGGTGCCGACCTCGCCAAGGCCGTCAACGTGGGCGTCGCCAACGTGATGTCCAACTCCGGCCAGACGTGCAGTGCCTGGACCCGGATGCTGGTCGACGCCGAACGGTACGAGGAGGCGGTCGCCCTCGCGGCCGCGGCCGTCGCCAAGTACGTCCCCGGGGAGCGGCTCGGCCCCCTGGTCAACGCGGCACAGCGGGCCCGGGTGCGCGGGTACATCGAGCAGGGCGTCGCCGAGGGCGCCCGTCTCGTCGCCGGAGGCCCCGAGGCACCCAGGGGACGGGGGTACTACGTCAGCCCCACCGTGTTCGCCGACGTCACCCCCGGGATGACCGTCGCCCAGGAGGAGATCTTCGGCCCGGTGCTCTGCGTCCTGCGGTACGAGGACGTCGAGGACGCCCTCAGGATCGCCAACGGCACCGTCTACGGGCTGGCCGGCGCCGTCTGGGCCGCCGACGACGCCGAGGCCGCGGCCTTCGCCCGGCGTATGGACACCGGCCAGGTGGACATCAACGGCGGCCGCTTCAACCCGCTGGCCCCCTTCGGCGGGTACAAGCGGTCGGGCGTGGGCCGCGAACTCGGTCCGCACGGCTTCGCCGAGTACCTCCAGACCAAGTCCCTCCAGTTCTGA
- a CDS encoding ABC transporter ATP-binding protein, with amino-acid sequence MTRAITLRSVSKTYGRAPRAVDRFSLSVAPGEFVVLLGPSGCGKSTVLRMIAGLETVSEGELLLDGEPANDLSPRERGMAMVFQNFALYPNMTSRANIGFPLKLENPRRDSTERVESTARMLGIEGLLDRYPGQLSGGERQRVAMGRAISRRPSAFLMDEPLSNLDAKLRNHLRAEIAQLTGELGVTTVYVTHDQSEAMSLGHRVAVLRGGVLQQVSTPREVYALPENVFVAAFIGTPRINLLQAVVHAPLDGRMAIDLGRQRLPLPEPLSPDHQLLRIQQGRPVIVGLRSEAVRIAPPSQARPGEVALGGIVEHVEYQGHEALVHLDTGSRPAVVPDLESARPRQPQRRRGPGGGGVLERLRRRATGSVAVLDKPDTGREVYAVRGPDRPAVTASDLVVRTGPDLRLRTGGQVPLLVDLAHLYVFDHSGRRICPLPREVPGLDG; translated from the coding sequence ATGACTCGTGCCATCACCCTGCGCAGCGTCAGCAAGACGTACGGACGGGCGCCGCGTGCCGTCGACCGCTTCTCGCTCTCGGTCGCGCCCGGTGAGTTCGTGGTGCTGCTGGGGCCCTCCGGCTGCGGGAAGTCCACCGTGCTCCGCATGATCGCGGGCCTGGAGACCGTCTCCGAAGGGGAGTTGCTGCTCGACGGCGAGCCGGCGAACGACCTCTCACCGCGCGAACGCGGTATGGCGATGGTCTTCCAGAACTTCGCGCTCTACCCCAACATGACCAGCCGGGCCAACATCGGCTTCCCGCTGAAGCTGGAGAACCCCCGCCGGGACAGCACCGAGCGTGTCGAGTCCACCGCCCGCATGCTCGGCATCGAGGGCCTGCTGGACCGCTACCCCGGCCAGCTCTCCGGCGGCGAGCGCCAGCGGGTCGCGATGGGCCGGGCCATCTCGCGCCGCCCCTCCGCCTTCCTGATGGACGAGCCCCTCTCCAACCTCGACGCCAAACTGCGCAACCACCTCCGGGCAGAGATCGCCCAGCTCACCGGGGAACTGGGCGTCACCACCGTCTACGTCACCCACGACCAGTCCGAGGCCATGTCCCTCGGGCACCGGGTGGCCGTCCTGCGCGGCGGGGTGCTCCAGCAGGTCAGCACCCCACGAGAGGTCTACGCCCTGCCGGAGAACGTGTTCGTCGCCGCCTTCATCGGCACTCCGAGGATCAACCTGCTCCAGGCCGTCGTCCACGCCCCGCTGGACGGGCGCATGGCGATCGACCTCGGCCGGCAGCGCCTCCCGCTGCCCGAACCGCTCAGCCCCGACCACCAGTTGCTCCGTATCCAGCAGGGCCGCCCGGTCATCGTGGGGCTGCGCTCCGAGGCCGTCCGGATCGCCCCGCCCAGTCAGGCGCGCCCCGGCGAGGTGGCGCTCGGCGGCATCGTGGAGCACGTCGAGTACCAGGGGCACGAGGCGCTCGTGCACCTCGACACCGGCTCGCGGCCCGCCGTCGTGCCCGACCTGGAGTCGGCCCGGCCCCGGCAGCCCCAGCGCCGGCGCGGACCCGGTGGCGGCGGAGTGCTGGAGCGCCTCAGGCGGCGTGCCACCGGATCCGTCGCCGTCCTCGACAAGCCGGACACCGGCCGGGAGGTGTACGCCGTGCGCGGCCCGGACCGGCCGGCCGTGACGGCGAGCGACCTCGTGGTGCGTACCGGTCCGGACCTGCGGCTGCGTACGGGAGGGCAGGTCCCGCTCCTCGTCGACCTCGCGCATCTGTACGTGTTCGACCACTCCGGGCGCCGGATCTGCCCGCTTCCGAGGGAGGTCCCCGGCCTCGACGGGTGA
- the hmgA gene encoding homogentisate 1,2-dioxygenase: MSGVEQARKAAEGLAYSAGFGNEHGSEAAAGALPHGRNSPQRAPLGLYAEQLSGSAFTEPRARNRRSWLYRIRPSAAHPAFTRVDNGTLRTAPFTETVTDPNRLRWDPLPDPAPGTDFLAGLWTLGGNGDATRRAGMAVHLYSADTSMTDRVFSDSDGELLIVPERGGLLLRTELGLLRAEPGHVALIPRGVRFRVELLDATARGYVCENYGQPFFLPDLGPIGANGLANARDFLAPVAAYEDREGPVEVVNKFCGNLWSATYGHSPLDVVAWHGNHTPYVYDLRRFNVIGTISYDHPDPSVFTVLTSPSDTPGLAGVDFVVFAPRWLVGEDTFRPPYFHRNVMSEYMGLIEGAYDAKAGGFVPGGGSLHNMMSAHGPDRETFERASAAELKPQKIDDGLAFMFETRWPVTATAQAAGADHLQRGYDDVWQGLSRDFRP; encoded by the coding sequence ATGAGCGGCGTCGAGCAGGCGAGGAAAGCGGCCGAAGGCCTGGCGTACAGTGCCGGTTTCGGCAACGAACACGGCTCCGAGGCGGCTGCGGGCGCCCTTCCGCACGGCCGCAACTCCCCGCAGCGCGCCCCGCTCGGGCTCTACGCCGAGCAGCTGAGCGGTTCGGCCTTCACCGAGCCCCGCGCCCGCAACCGCCGCTCCTGGCTCTACCGGATCCGCCCCTCCGCCGCGCACCCGGCGTTCACCCGCGTGGACAACGGCACCCTGCGCACCGCGCCGTTCACCGAGACGGTCACCGACCCCAACCGTCTGCGCTGGGACCCGCTGCCGGACCCGGCGCCCGGCACGGACTTCCTGGCCGGGCTGTGGACGCTCGGCGGCAACGGCGACGCCACCCGGCGCGCCGGCATGGCCGTGCACCTGTACAGCGCCGACACCTCGATGACCGACCGGGTGTTCAGCGACTCCGACGGCGAGCTGCTGATCGTCCCCGAGCGCGGCGGGCTGCTGCTCCGCACCGAGCTGGGCCTGCTGCGCGCGGAGCCCGGGCACGTGGCGCTGATCCCGCGAGGCGTCCGCTTCCGGGTCGAGCTCCTGGACGCCACCGCCCGGGGTTACGTCTGCGAGAACTACGGGCAGCCGTTCTTCCTGCCCGACCTCGGCCCGATCGGCGCCAACGGCCTGGCCAACGCGCGGGACTTCCTGGCGCCCGTCGCGGCGTACGAGGACCGTGAGGGACCCGTCGAGGTGGTCAACAAGTTCTGCGGCAACCTCTGGTCGGCGACGTACGGCCACTCCCCGCTCGACGTCGTCGCCTGGCACGGCAACCACACGCCCTACGTCTACGACCTGCGCCGCTTCAACGTGATCGGCACCATCAGCTACGACCACCCCGACCCGTCCGTCTTCACGGTGCTGACCTCGCCGTCGGACACCCCGGGACTGGCCGGGGTCGACTTCGTCGTCTTCGCGCCCCGCTGGCTGGTCGGTGAGGACACCTTCCGCCCGCCGTACTTCCACCGCAACGTGATGAGCGAGTACATGGGCCTGATCGAGGGCGCGTACGACGCGAAGGCCGGCGGGTTCGTACCCGGCGGCGGGTCGCTGCACAACATGATGTCGGCCCACGGCCCGGACCGGGAGACCTTCGAGCGGGCCAGCGCGGCGGAGTTGAAGCCGCAGAAGATCGACGACGGTCTGGCGTTCATGTTCGAGACGCGCTGGCCGGTCACGGCGACGGCGCAGGCCGCCGGGGCGGACCATCTGCAGCGCGGGTACGACGACGTGTGGCAGGGTCTGAGCCGCGACTTCCGGCCGTGA
- a CDS encoding GntR family transcriptional regulator, whose amino-acid sequence MDQVNEVRPPPAFAPDSLVLNRKLPLWYQVSQSLRASILGRPRDASSRLPTEEQLAVHYGVSVLTMRQALKELESEGLISRHRRRGTFIEPRARRVSPVRLLGSIDTIVAQQSGERTTVLGHGPAPVPGDLAEYFPDCAEVVSYRRLRCDEATGEPTNWAENAVRRDLADRIDVADLERWPMTKVLRDGVGVRIARITDTVEARLADPATAGLLQVPLLSPILHYTGVTYDDDGRVVDVARIRYRGDRFSFSVTVDAH is encoded by the coding sequence ATGGACCAGGTGAACGAGGTGCGCCCCCCGCCCGCCTTCGCCCCCGACTCCCTGGTGCTCAACCGGAAGCTGCCGCTGTGGTACCAGGTCTCCCAGTCGCTGCGGGCGTCCATACTCGGCCGCCCGCGGGACGCCTCCTCACGGCTACCGACCGAGGAGCAGCTCGCCGTGCACTACGGAGTCAGCGTACTGACGATGCGTCAGGCGTTGAAGGAGCTGGAGTCGGAGGGCCTGATCAGCAGGCACCGCAGGCGCGGCACGTTCATCGAGCCGCGTGCCCGCCGGGTGTCGCCGGTCCGGCTGCTGGGCTCGATCGACACGATCGTCGCCCAGCAGTCGGGCGAGCGGACCACCGTGCTCGGACACGGGCCGGCCCCGGTGCCGGGGGACCTGGCGGAGTACTTCCCGGACTGCGCCGAGGTGGTGAGCTACCGGCGGCTGCGCTGCGACGAGGCGACCGGCGAGCCCACCAACTGGGCGGAGAACGCGGTGCGCCGCGACCTCGCCGACCGTATCGACGTGGCCGATCTGGAGCGGTGGCCGATGACGAAGGTACTGCGCGACGGCGTCGGCGTACGGATCGCCCGGATCACGGACACGGTCGAGGCCCGTCTCGCCGACCCGGCCACGGCCGGACTGCTCCAGGTGCCGCTGCTCAGCCCGATCCTGCACTACACGGGGGTGACGTACGACGACGACGGCCGGGTGGTGGATGTGGCGCGCATCCGCTACCGGGGGGACCGCTTCTCCTTCTCCGTGACGGTGGACGCGCACTGA
- a CDS encoding type ISP restriction/modification enzyme — protein sequence MVARKPAGAGGGELTPLDDLMPWSVRPMRTGRPWVTAPDAPSLRARWDLLTRAEDAELERLFRPSRSRTPWTAASALPGRSTGTGGFARDPGPYPEPVRILHGPFDEQWLIPDHRLLDAARPELWRVADGHQIFAVEHGWVPGATGPALSATGLLPDGHSPAGRPGRVRPLYRRPGGREPNLAPGLPELLRTRYGTPVTAESVLSWALAAARPSPAGPLVPLPADGGLWSDGVELGRELLRLHLRGARGGERPRLPGGRRPYVRAAIPPRPTTLDYDPETGTLTLDEGRVAPVPAGVWEFRVGGVRMLELWFGRRTAREGAEGLAALRPRAWPQEWTSQLLELITLLALLDGLGPRQEALRDRLGRSAALTREDLRTAGVLPPSASTRRPASVLDHREEGPEGQFTLL from the coding sequence GTGGTGGCACGGAAGCCGGCCGGAGCAGGCGGCGGGGAACTCACGCCGCTGGACGACCTCATGCCCTGGTCCGTACGGCCGATGCGGACCGGACGTCCCTGGGTGACGGCGCCCGACGCACCCTCCCTGCGGGCCCGCTGGGACCTGCTGACCAGGGCCGAGGACGCCGAGCTGGAGCGGCTGTTCCGGCCCAGCCGCTCCCGTACGCCGTGGACGGCGGCCTCCGCGCTGCCGGGCCGGTCCACCGGGACCGGCGGGTTCGCCCGGGACCCCGGCCCGTACCCCGAACCGGTACGGATCCTGCACGGCCCCTTCGACGAGCAGTGGCTGATCCCCGACCACCGGCTGCTCGACGCGGCCCGGCCCGAGCTGTGGCGGGTCGCCGACGGCCACCAGATCTTCGCCGTGGAGCACGGGTGGGTGCCCGGCGCGACCGGGCCCGCCCTCTCGGCCACCGGACTGCTGCCCGACGGCCACTCGCCGGCGGGCCGGCCGGGCCGCGTCCGGCCGCTCTACCGGCGGCCGGGCGGCCGGGAGCCCAACCTCGCGCCCGGCCTGCCGGAACTGCTGCGCACCCGGTACGGCACGCCGGTCACCGCCGAATCGGTGCTGTCCTGGGCCCTGGCCGCCGCCCGCCCCTCCCCCGCCGGGCCGCTCGTGCCGCTCCCCGCCGACGGCGGCCTGTGGTCGGACGGGGTGGAGCTCGGCCGGGAGCTGCTGCGGCTGCATCTGCGCGGGGCGCGCGGCGGGGAGCGCCCCCGGCTCCCCGGCGGGCGACGGCCCTATGTGAGGGCCGCGATCCCGCCCCGGCCCACCACGCTGGACTACGACCCGGAGACCGGGACGCTCACCCTCGACGAGGGCCGTGTCGCGCCCGTGCCCGCCGGGGTCTGGGAGTTCCGGGTGGGCGGTGTGCGGATGCTGGAGCTCTGGTTCGGGCGGCGCACCGCGCGGGAGGGGGCGGAGGGCCTGGCGGCCCTGCGACCGCGCGCCTGGCCGCAGGAGTGGACCTCGCAACTGCTGGAACTGATCACCTTGCTCGCCCTGCTCGACGGCCTGGGGCCCCGCCAGGAGGCGCTGCGGGACCGGCTCGGCCGGTCGGCCGCCCTGACCCGGGAGGACCTGCGCACCGCCGGGGTGCTCCCGCCCTCCGCGTCCACCCGGCGCCCCGCCTCCGTACTGGACCACCGTGAGGAGGGCCCGGAGGGGCAGTTCACGCTGCTCTGA